One region of Skermanella mucosa genomic DNA includes:
- a CDS encoding multicopper oxidase domain-containing protein, with product MSNFIDGRSGTPIERLLVLPGRTPPPKPTPSHPGYPLYIPGEIRQKSPIPPWPLAKALITPDLDYRAVPTVLERKAFNKTPVPGEMFTRRPFVIGQEDEWPKGGSWEEPETRFDLNSSRTIYHNLTVAMMRIEYNGYGWHDKHGHLYYLSEEGSPESGVRETEPLFFRAQHGQILNLTLQNDLPLEIPETEFDHEFPPCPARPWQGECAPHVHMVKFDPICADGASVGWNYMSGPIAGKKMIYRWWLDQEFGTIFFHDHLFANYRQKHGLFGGLIVEPAGAEFLHPRADKRIVSGLQARIHVPGNKPKGDEPKQFREFCIGIGDFVPMWDRNDQPLNPPDRPGGHGDQGVMALNYRNDPIHERLGRNAGNRDGHDPALWFSSGPPYNRDPYTVRFDTFENDPIWFRVLQGSHEEQHSFQVHGMRWRRFRVNANSDIRNQQTFGLSEAFTFLQEEPYGTGDYLYKLSSSDDLWLGCWGLIRAYGDKAEEQETEGLLRLLKNVAEMEEVAGEADFERAIIGAAVGEEAGADRAGEEDDYAPVHGVRKFFVRAVPRRITYRSPDLVDPFGLVYLLTGIVGPDGRKEVRQVQDEGMEEPLILRCREGETVKVYLTNELPDELEPEPFAPQVPVEERNPFSNRPERRVSSQVSMHADLLRYDVTESDGATVGRNPRQTVRPNERRRVYSWKTHRPLPRPGERVLNKEEPLGPLLLQDMADFRNHRHHGLVGALIVEAKDATPFFVPPGKETALSEDAEEAWDGPRATVFVMSDGGEKRVEEMTLLLQDGLRHFLRGNIYSPVADEPSVFGEDEPDHEDQGQKGFNYRSEPVGPAVDHTNIGLSKAWLANPAPSTPVFNVPENSCVRLHLIGATDKPRNQSFTVHGVVWREWRFLGDNAPMVASESAITTGTARTFEFTVGAPGDYAYRSGILKWAVPQGLWGIIRARKAKVPIV from the coding sequence GTGTCCAACTTCATCGACGGCAGATCAGGGACACCTATAGAGAGGCTTCTGGTGTTGCCCGGCCGCACGCCGCCTCCTAAGCCGACGCCCTCGCATCCCGGATACCCGCTCTACATTCCAGGAGAGATACGGCAGAAGTCGCCGATACCGCCTTGGCCACTCGCAAAGGCGCTGATCACGCCAGACCTCGACTATCGCGCTGTCCCAACGGTACTTGAACGAAAGGCCTTCAACAAGACGCCCGTCCCTGGCGAAATGTTCACGCGCCGTCCCTTCGTCATCGGACAGGAAGACGAGTGGCCAAAGGGCGGCTCGTGGGAAGAACCAGAAACGCGCTTCGACCTAAATAGCAGCCGGACGATCTATCATAACCTCACCGTCGCAATGATGCGCATCGAGTATAACGGCTATGGCTGGCACGATAAGCACGGCCACCTCTACTATTTGTCAGAAGAGGGTAGCCCCGAAAGCGGGGTTCGCGAGACCGAGCCGCTCTTCTTCCGAGCCCAGCATGGCCAAATCCTCAACCTCACGCTCCAGAATGATCTTCCACTGGAGATCCCGGAAACCGAGTTCGATCACGAATTTCCACCCTGCCCCGCCCGTCCTTGGCAGGGCGAATGCGCGCCGCATGTCCATATGGTTAAGTTCGATCCTATCTGCGCCGACGGCGCTAGCGTTGGGTGGAACTATATGAGTGGTCCCATCGCTGGGAAGAAGATGATTTACCGCTGGTGGCTTGATCAGGAATTCGGAACGATATTCTTCCACGATCATCTATTCGCCAACTACCGCCAGAAACATGGCCTTTTCGGCGGCCTCATCGTCGAGCCCGCTGGTGCCGAATTCCTGCACCCTCGTGCGGATAAGCGGATCGTGAGCGGCCTTCAGGCCCGAATCCACGTGCCCGGCAACAAGCCGAAGGGCGACGAGCCGAAGCAATTCCGTGAATTCTGCATCGGTATTGGCGATTTCGTCCCGATGTGGGACCGCAACGACCAGCCGCTCAACCCACCTGACCGCCCTGGCGGCCACGGTGACCAGGGTGTGATGGCACTCAACTATCGAAACGACCCAATCCACGAACGGCTTGGTCGCAATGCTGGCAACCGCGACGGACATGACCCTGCCCTCTGGTTCAGCTCCGGGCCGCCCTACAACCGCGATCCCTACACTGTTCGCTTCGACACATTCGAGAATGATCCAATCTGGTTCCGCGTTCTTCAAGGATCGCATGAGGAGCAGCACAGCTTCCAAGTCCATGGTATGCGCTGGCGCCGCTTCCGCGTGAATGCCAACTCGGATATCCGCAATCAGCAAACCTTCGGCCTCTCCGAAGCCTTCACCTTCCTTCAGGAGGAGCCTTACGGGACCGGTGACTATCTCTACAAGCTGTCCAGCTCGGACGATCTCTGGCTCGGGTGCTGGGGCCTTATCCGCGCCTATGGAGATAAGGCCGAGGAACAAGAGACCGAGGGACTCTTGCGCCTGTTGAAAAATGTGGCAGAAATGGAAGAGGTCGCCGGCGAGGCGGACTTTGAGAGAGCGATCATTGGGGCAGCAGTCGGTGAGGAAGCGGGCGCCGACAGGGCGGGCGAAGAGGATGATTACGCACCTGTTCATGGCGTTCGAAAGTTCTTCGTACGCGCAGTTCCAAGAAGAATAACCTACCGGAGCCCGGACCTTGTGGACCCTTTCGGCCTTGTGTACCTTCTTACCGGCATAGTAGGCCCGGACGGACGGAAAGAGGTTCGGCAAGTCCAGGATGAAGGCATGGAAGAGCCTCTGATACTGCGCTGCCGAGAGGGAGAGACCGTAAAAGTCTATCTCACCAACGAACTACCCGATGAACTCGAGCCTGAACCTTTCGCGCCCCAAGTGCCGGTGGAAGAGCGTAATCCATTTTCGAACCGGCCCGAACGGCGCGTCTCGTCACAGGTTTCAATGCACGCAGATCTTCTTCGATACGATGTCACCGAATCCGATGGCGCTACTGTAGGGCGCAACCCTCGGCAAACTGTACGACCGAACGAGCGTCGCAGGGTCTATAGTTGGAAGACCCACCGCCCACTCCCGCGACCGGGCGAGCGTGTACTGAACAAGGAAGAACCCTTGGGGCCACTTCTTCTCCAGGACATGGCTGACTTTCGTAACCATCGGCATCATGGCCTTGTCGGCGCGTTGATCGTCGAGGCTAAAGACGCAACCCCGTTCTTCGTGCCACCGGGCAAAGAAACAGCACTTTCCGAAGACGCCGAAGAGGCTTGGGATGGCCCACGCGCCACTGTCTTCGTTATGAGCGACGGGGGAGAGAAGCGAGTGGAAGAGATGACCCTTTTACTCCAGGATGGCCTGCGCCACTTCCTACGCGGCAATATTTACAGTCCGGTCGCTGACGAGCCGTCTGTTTTTGGCGAGGATGAACCCGATCATGAGGATCAAGGCCAGAAAGGATTCAACTACCGGTCCGAACCGGTCGGTCCGGCCGTTGATCACACTAATATCGGTCTGTCGAAAGCCTGGCTCGCGAACCCAGCTCCCTCCACGCCCGTCTTCAATGTCCCGGAGAATAGCTGCGTAAGGCTTCACCTCATCGGCGCTACAGACAAGCCTCGAAATCAAAGCTTTACGGTCCATGGTGTTGTCTGGCGCGAGTGGCGCTTCTTGGGTGATAACGCGCCAATGGTCGCTTCGGAATCAGCGATCACCACTGGCACGGCTCGCACCTTTGAGTTTACGGTCGGAGCGCCGGGCGATTACGCCTATCGCAGCGGCATACTCAAGTGGGCGGTCCCGCAAGGTCTCTGGGGCATCATTCGCGCCCGCAAGGCTAAGGTGCCAATAGTCTGA
- a CDS encoding IS3 family transposase: MSAAISPSTQRPYGVQRICRIWAVPRSTFYRASRPADAAPARPRGPKPPVDDASLLAAIRADLAASPFSGEGHRKVWARLHYGLGLPVGRNRVLRLMRDNQLLSPFRRPPRPANDHDGTILTEAPDVLWGTDATLVQTSEEGRVWVFAAIDHFNSEVVGHHVSTDGSRFSALEPISQAVTSRFGGIAADAARGVSLRLDNGPQYTSHHFSRQISHWGITLSYAFPHQPQCNGVIERFFRTLKEQAIWGRTFRTAAEVRAAVSDFVARYNAAWRLERLGYLSPLDYRTRHLQQESRAA, translated from the coding sequence ATGAGCGCAGCGATCTCGCCTTCAACTCAGCGGCCCTATGGCGTGCAGCGGATCTGCCGCATCTGGGCTGTGCCGCGCTCGACCTTTTACCGGGCAAGCCGCCCGGCCGACGCCGCTCCTGCTAGGCCACGCGGACCTAAGCCGCCGGTCGACGACGCCAGCCTGCTCGCCGCCATCCGGGCAGATCTCGCCGCCTCGCCGTTTTCCGGCGAGGGCCACCGCAAGGTCTGGGCACGCCTGCATTACGGTCTGGGCCTGCCGGTTGGCCGCAACCGCGTGCTACGCCTGATGCGCGACAATCAGCTGCTCTCGCCGTTCCGGCGGCCGCCGCGCCCGGCCAACGACCATGACGGCACCATCCTGACCGAGGCCCCGGACGTCCTGTGGGGCACCGACGCCACCCTGGTGCAGACATCCGAGGAGGGCCGGGTCTGGGTATTCGCCGCCATCGACCACTTCAACTCCGAGGTCGTCGGGCATCATGTTTCGACCGACGGCTCCCGCTTCTCGGCACTCGAGCCGATCAGCCAGGCGGTAACATCCCGGTTCGGCGGGATCGCGGCCGATGCCGCCCGCGGCGTGTCGCTGCGCCTGGACAACGGGCCGCAGTATACGTCCCACCACTTCTCTCGCCAGATCAGCCACTGGGGCATAACGCTGAGCTACGCCTTTCCGCACCAGCCGCAATGCAATGGCGTTATCGAACGGTTCTTCCGAACGCTCAAGGAGCAGGCGATCTGGGGCCGAACCTTCCGCACCGCCGCCGAGGTCCGGGCGGCGGTCAGCGACTTCGTCGCCCGCTATAATGCCGCCTGGCGGCTGGAGCGGCTGGGCTATCTCAGTCCGCTCGACTACCGGACCCGACACCTCCAGCAGGAAAGCCGCGCCGCATGA